A segment of the Flavobacteriales bacterium genome:
TTCAAAGGCGAACAGCTTGGCCTTGCCGATGTCCGGATAGCGGTCCTCGACAATGGTTCCATCAAAATCTACGGCAATAACCATTACAGATACTCGGCGTTCTTTACTTCCAAATTTTCATCGAGCTCGTAAAGGCGAGGGGCTCCGGTTGGAATCTCGGTCTTGAGGATTTGCTCGGGTGTCAGGTCTTCAAGCGACATCACCAACGCACGAAGCGAGTTTCCGTGTGCGGCGATGATGATGTTCTTACCGGCCTTCAGTTGAGGAACGATCTCCTTTTCGAAGTAGGGGAGTACGCGGTCGGCCGTGAGCTTCAATGATTCACCTCCCGGAGGTGGCGTGTCGTAGCTACGACGCCAGATGTGCACCTGCTCTTCACCGAATTTCTCACGGGCTTCGTCCTTGTTCATGCCTTGCAGATCGCCGTACATGCGCTCATTGAGGGCCTCATTCCGTGTAATAGGCAATTTGACACCCATTTCATCCAGAATGATATCCAAGGTGTGCTGTGCGCGTTTCAATGCCGAAGTAAAGGCCATATCGAAGGTGTACCCTTTGAGTTTTTCTCCGGCCGCATGTGCTTCTTGAATTCCTTTTGGGGCAAGGTCTACATCGACCCAACCGGTGAATCGGTTCTCGAGATTCCACTGCGATTGTCCGTGACGTACGATGACGAGTTTAGCCATTTTCGAAGGTTTGGTGTTTAGTGCGAAGGTAGTGAATCGGCCTTAGGAATTCGAGCGATCTTGATGTTGAATGCCGCAAAGACGATGGTCATGATCGGACTTAATATACAGAAGAAGGTAAAGGGGGCATAGCTCAATGTAGCGACGCCTAAAATGGCTGCCTGAGTGGCTCCACAGGTATTCCAGGGTATTAACACGGAGGTCACCGTTCCGGAATCTTCCAGCGTTCGACTCAGCACTTGAGGTGCCAATCCGCGTTTCTTGAATACATCGGCGTACATGCGTCCGGGCACTACGATGGCCAGGTATTGGTCGCTGGCCGTAACGTTCAGCGTTAGGCAGGTTGCGACCGTGGTCGACACGAGTGCGGTAGTTGATTTAGCCCGTTTTATAAGAGCCGAACTCAGGGTTTCCAAAAAGCCCGTGCTTTCCATTACGCCCCCAAAAGTCATGGCGCAGACGATGAGCCAAATGGTGTTCATCATACCGGACATTCCGCCCGAGGTAAGGAGATCGGCCAACAACGGATTCTCTGCGGGTATAGCTACCGAAACGGCCATAGCGTCCATGATTACGGTGTAATAGGCGGCGAAACCCCCACTTCCGGCCGCGAGGCCGAGAATCAAATCGGCTTGGAAGATCACGGCGAATAATGCGGCAAGGAGCACCCCGATCACGAGGGCCGGAATGGCAGGGACCTTTTTGACGATCATGGCGATCACGGTGATGGGTACCAAAAACAGCCAACCGTTGATGTTGAAGGTGGCGTCGAGTTCGTCTTGAATGAGGCTCGCGTCGGCCATACTTACGTTCGATGAGCTATTGAGGCCCATGATCAGGAAAATGAGTAGCGTAATGGTAATGCTGGGTACTGTAGTGTATAGCATGTACCGGAGATGCGTAAAAAGATCGGTTCCTGCCATGGCGGGTGCCAGATTCGTAGTGTCGGACATCGGGCTGATCTTGTCGCCAAAATAGGCCCCTGAGATCACTGCGCCACCGATCACGGCTTCGCTAATGCCCAGGGCTTTTCCGATGCCCAGCAGTGCGATTCCCACCGTAGCTATGGTGCTCCACGAGCTGCCGGTGGCCAAGCTCACGATTGCGCAGATGAGGCAGGAA
Coding sequences within it:
- a CDS encoding 2,3-diphosphoglycerate-dependent phosphoglycerate mutase, which encodes MAKLVIVRHGQSQWNLENRFTGWVDVDLAPKGIQEAHAAGEKLKGYTFDMAFTSALKRAQHTLDIILDEMGVKLPITRNEALNERMYGDLQGMNKDEAREKFGEEQVHIWRRSYDTPPPGGESLKLTADRVLPYFEKEIVPQLKAGKNIIIAAHGNSLRALVMSLEDLTPEQILKTEIPTGAPRLYELDENLEVKNAEYL
- the nhaC gene encoding Na+/H+ antiporter NhaC, translated to MEKSPSLIKALIPVIFLIVLLAYNVIFVFGDDALAGSNQIILLLAAGVAAVVGIAEGIPWKTMRDGITASIASTVPSLILLLFIGALAGTWLVSGIIPAMIYYGLDLLHPSIFLVASCLICAIVSLATGSSWSTIATVGIALLGIGKALGISEAVIGGAVISGAYFGDKISPMSDTTNLAPAMAGTDLFTHLRYMLYTTVPSITITLLIFLIMGLNSSSNVSMADASLIQDELDATFNINGWLFLVPITVIAMIVKKVPAIPALVIGVLLAALFAVIFQADLILGLAAGSGGFAAYYTVIMDAMAVSVAIPAENPLLADLLTSGGMSGMMNTIWLIVCAMTFGGVMESTGFLETLSSALIKRAKSTTALVSTTVATCLTLNVTASDQYLAIVVPGRMYADVFKKRGLAPQVLSRTLEDSGTVTSVLIPWNTCGATQAAILGVATLSYAPFTFFCILSPIMTIVFAAFNIKIARIPKADSLPSH